In Mesorhizobium sp. 113-3-3, a genomic segment contains:
- the xdhB gene encoding xanthine dehydrogenase molybdopterin binding subunit, translating to MNKHATSNLKAEKIVGGVATDQRHDSAHKHVSGTAVYIDDMPEPAGTLHGCLGLSAAAHATITRMDLSAVRGAPGVVDVLTAKDVPGENDISPTGRHDEPVLADGKVEFFGQPIFCVIAETREQARRATRLAKVEYKQLPFVTDIGELDPRKDKLVTPPLTLKRGDAAAAIKAAPRRLKGKMRVGGQEHFYLEGHIAMAVPGEDEDVTIYSSTQHPSEVQHMVSHALGVPSNAITVEIRRMGGGFGGKETQGNQFAALAAIAAKKHHRAVKIRPDRDDDMIATGKRHDFLVDYEVGFDEEGNILGVDFMFAARCGFSSDLSGPVTDRALFHCDNTYFWPAVHAQSAPLYTNTVSNTAFRGFGGPQGMVGAERVIDEVAFALGRDPLEIRKKNFYGTSDRNITPYHQTVEDNIIQRIVAELEESAGYARRRREISAFNANSRFIKRGLALTPVKFGISFTATHYNQAGALVHVYTDGSVHLNHGGTEMGQGLYLKVAQVVAEEFQIDLDQVKITATTTGKVPNTSATAASSGSDLNGMAAQNGARQIKDRLTDFAAEKYQVPRDQVLFLPNRVRIGNQEIAFADLVKQAYMARIQLSAAGFYKTPKIHWNRDKGQGRPFYYFAYGASCSEVSVDTLTGEYVVERTDILHETGRSLNRAIDLGQIEGGFIQGMGWLTTEELWWDDKGRLRTHAPSTYKIPLASDRPKIFNVTLADWPEAGEPTIHRSKAVGEPPFPLGMSVLHALSDAVASVADHRICPRLDAPATPERVLMTIERLKGEAKA from the coding sequence ATGAACAAGCACGCCACATCAAATCTCAAGGCCGAGAAGATCGTCGGCGGCGTCGCCACCGACCAGCGGCATGATTCCGCCCACAAGCATGTCAGCGGCACCGCCGTCTACATCGACGACATGCCGGAACCGGCAGGCACGCTGCATGGCTGCCTCGGGCTCTCGGCCGCCGCGCATGCCACCATCACCCGCATGGACCTTTCGGCGGTGCGCGGTGCCCCTGGAGTCGTCGATGTGCTCACGGCAAAGGATGTGCCGGGCGAGAATGACATTTCGCCGACCGGTCGGCACGATGAGCCGGTGCTCGCCGACGGCAAGGTCGAGTTCTTCGGTCAGCCGATCTTCTGCGTTATCGCCGAAACCCGTGAGCAGGCTCGCCGCGCCACCAGGCTGGCCAAGGTCGAGTACAAGCAATTGCCTTTCGTCACCGACATTGGCGAACTCGATCCGAGGAAGGATAAGCTCGTTACGCCGCCGCTTACCTTGAAGCGCGGCGATGCCGCCGCTGCGATCAAGGCGGCGCCGCGCCGGCTGAAGGGCAAGATGCGCGTCGGCGGCCAGGAGCATTTCTATCTTGAAGGCCATATCGCCATGGCCGTTCCCGGCGAGGACGAGGACGTCACCATATACTCCTCGACCCAGCATCCGAGCGAAGTCCAGCACATGGTGAGCCATGCGCTCGGCGTACCCAGCAATGCCATCACGGTTGAGATCCGCCGCATGGGCGGTGGTTTCGGCGGCAAGGAAACGCAAGGCAACCAGTTTGCCGCGCTCGCGGCCATCGCTGCGAAGAAGCATCATCGCGCCGTCAAGATCCGGCCCGACCGCGATGACGACATGATCGCCACCGGCAAGCGTCACGATTTCCTCGTCGACTACGAAGTCGGCTTTGACGAGGAAGGCAATATTCTCGGTGTCGATTTCATGTTCGCCGCGCGTTGCGGCTTTTCGTCGGACCTGTCAGGCCCGGTCACCGATCGAGCGCTGTTTCATTGCGACAACACCTATTTCTGGCCGGCGGTGCACGCGCAGTCGGCGCCGCTCTACACCAACACCGTGTCGAACACCGCTTTCCGGGGCTTCGGCGGCCCGCAAGGCATGGTCGGCGCCGAACGGGTCATCGACGAGGTTGCGTTCGCGCTCGGCAGGGATCCGCTCGAGATCCGCAAGAAGAATTTCTACGGCACCAGCGACCGCAACATCACGCCCTACCATCAGACGGTCGAGGACAACATCATCCAGCGCATCGTCGCCGAGCTCGAGGAGAGCGCCGGCTATGCGCGGCGGCGGCGTGAAATATCGGCCTTCAACGCCAACAGCCGTTTCATCAAGCGCGGCCTGGCGCTGACGCCGGTCAAGTTCGGCATTTCCTTCACCGCCACGCACTACAACCAGGCCGGCGCGCTGGTGCATGTCTACACCGATGGTTCGGTGCATCTGAACCATGGCGGCACCGAGATGGGGCAGGGGCTCTACCTCAAGGTCGCGCAGGTGGTGGCGGAAGAATTCCAGATCGACCTCGACCAGGTGAAGATCACCGCGACCACCACCGGCAAGGTGCCCAACACCTCGGCCACCGCGGCGTCGTCCGGTTCCGACCTCAATGGCATGGCGGCACAGAATGGCGCTCGCCAGATCAAGGACCGGCTGACCGATTTCGCCGCCGAAAAATACCAGGTGCCGCGCGATCAGGTGCTGTTCCTGCCCAACCGGGTGCGCATCGGCAACCAGGAGATCGCCTTCGCCGATCTCGTCAAGCAGGCCTATATGGCGCGCATCCAGCTCTCGGCCGCGGGCTTCTACAAGACGCCGAAAATCCACTGGAACCGCGACAAGGGACAGGGCCGCCCCTTCTACTATTTCGCCTACGGCGCCTCCTGCTCGGAAGTCTCTGTCGACACGCTGACCGGCGAATATGTGGTCGAGCGCACCGATATCCTGCACGAGACCGGCCGTTCGCTGAACCGCGCCATCGACCTCGGCCAGATTGAGGGCGGCTTCATCCAGGGCATGGGCTGGCTGACGACCGAGGAATTGTGGTGGGACGACAAGGGCCGGCTGCGCACCCACGCGCCGTCGACCTACAAGATCCCGCTCGCCTCCGACCGGCCGAAGATCTTCAACGTCACTTTGGCCGACTGGCCGGAAGCCGGCGAGCCGACGATCCACCGCTCCAAGGCAGTCGGCGAGCCGCCTTTCCCGCTCGGCATGTCCGTGCTGCATGCGCTGTCGGATGCGGTGGCCAGCGTCGCCGATCACAGGATTTGTCCCCGCCTTGACGCGCCGGCGACGCCGGAGCGTGTGCTGATGACGATCGAGCGGCTGAAAGGCGAGGCGAAGGCCTGA
- the xdhA gene encoding xanthine dehydrogenase small subunit, which produces MAKVTIRNEIRFILNGRDVVLSSVAPDATLLDWLRLDRSLRGTKEGCAEGDCGACTVLVGRLSAGGLVYESVNACIRFLGSLDGTHVVTVEHLRGAPGQLHPVQQAMVDFHGSQCGFCTPGFVMSLYGLWMKSPDPSNAAIEKALQGNLCRCTGYEAIMRAAHAISSYGKAAKDPLAVERKAITARLEALHDGARVEIGSGKARLIVPANVDDFAAVLDKEPGATIVAGSTDVGLWVTKHMRDISPVVFIGNLEGLCTIVEDKGVISIGAGVTYTEAFSTLSKRIPALGPLFDRIGGEQVRNMGTIGGNIANGSPIGDTPPPLIALGARLTLRKGKKRRTIPLETFFIAYGKQDRQPGEFVEAVHVPVPAKGEKFAVYKITKRRDEDITAALGAFFLTLARDGTVADVRIAYGGMAATPKRASFVEQALLGRPWTEETVETAMVEYTRDFTPLTDMRASAEYRALAARNLLLRFFVETTGTRAPFQVSRNEAA; this is translated from the coding sequence ATGGCCAAGGTCACTATCCGCAACGAAATCCGCTTCATCCTCAATGGCAGGGATGTCGTGCTCTCCTCCGTGGCGCCCGACGCGACCCTGCTCGACTGGCTGCGGCTCGACCGTTCGTTGCGCGGCACCAAGGAAGGCTGCGCCGAGGGCGATTGCGGCGCCTGCACCGTGCTGGTCGGCAGACTGTCTGCCGGCGGCCTTGTCTATGAAAGCGTCAATGCCTGCATCCGTTTTCTCGGCTCGCTCGACGGCACCCATGTTGTGACGGTGGAGCATCTGCGCGGTGCGCCCGGCCAATTGCATCCGGTGCAGCAGGCGATGGTCGATTTCCACGGCTCGCAATGCGGCTTCTGCACGCCGGGCTTCGTCATGTCGCTCTATGGCTTGTGGATGAAGTCGCCCGACCCATCGAACGCGGCCATCGAAAAGGCCTTGCAAGGCAATCTCTGCCGCTGCACCGGCTACGAAGCGATCATGCGCGCGGCGCACGCCATCTCCAGCTACGGCAAGGCGGCAAAGGATCCGCTGGCGGTGGAGCGCAAGGCGATCACCGCGAGGCTCGAAGCATTGCATGATGGCGCGCGGGTCGAGATCGGTTCGGGCAAGGCGCGGCTCATCGTGCCGGCCAATGTCGATGATTTCGCCGCCGTGCTCGACAAGGAACCCGGCGCCACGATCGTCGCCGGCTCGACCGATGTCGGCCTGTGGGTGACCAAGCATATGCGCGACATCTCGCCGGTGGTCTTCATCGGCAATCTCGAGGGGCTGTGCACCATCGTCGAAGACAAGGGCGTCATTTCGATCGGCGCCGGCGTCACCTACACCGAAGCCTTTTCGACGCTGTCGAAACGCATCCCGGCGCTCGGGCCGCTGTTCGACCGCATCGGCGGCGAACAGGTGCGCAACATGGGCACGATCGGCGGCAACATCGCCAACGGTTCGCCGATCGGCGACACACCGCCGCCCCTGATCGCGCTCGGCGCGCGCCTGACCCTGCGCAAGGGCAAGAAGCGGCGCACGATCCCTCTGGAGACCTTTTTCATCGCCTATGGCAAGCAGGACCGGCAGCCGGGCGAATTCGTCGAGGCCGTGCACGTGCCCGTCCCGGCGAAGGGAGAAAAATTTGCCGTCTACAAAATCACAAAACGCCGCGACGAGGACATCACGGCGGCCCTCGGCGCCTTCTTCCTGACGCTGGCCAGGGACGGCACGGTCGCCGATGTCCGTATCGCTTATGGCGGCATGGCGGCGACGCCAAAGCGAGCCTCTTTTGTCGAACAGGCATTGCTCGGCAGGCCCTGGACCGAAGAGACGGTCGAGACGGCGATGGTGGAATACACTCGGGATTTCACCCCGCTCACGGACATGCGGGCGTCGGCCGAATATCGGGCGTTGGCGGCCAGGAACCTGTTGCTGCGCTTCTTTGTCGAAACCACCGGCACCAGGGCGCCCTTCCAGGTGTCCCGCAACGAGGCGGCATGA
- the uraH gene encoding hydroxyisourate hydrolase, which translates to MAETSKADGGRLTTHVLDTATGKPAAGLSIALYRLDGSARTLLKTVATNADGRCDAPLLAGGEFRAGEYELVFAAGDYLRGRGTRLPEPAFLDSVPIRFGMAEAVHYHVPLLISPYGYSTYRGS; encoded by the coding sequence GTGGCAGAAACGTCGAAAGCCGATGGCGGACGTCTGACGACGCATGTCCTCGACACAGCGACCGGCAAGCCGGCGGCTGGGCTGTCGATCGCGCTCTACCGTCTCGACGGTTCGGCCAGGACGCTTCTGAAGACGGTTGCAACCAATGCCGATGGCCGCTGCGACGCGCCGTTGCTGGCCGGCGGGGAATTTCGCGCCGGCGAATACGAATTGGTGTTCGCGGCCGGCGACTATCTGCGTGGCCGGGGCACAAGACTGCCCGAGCCGGCGTTCCTTGACAGCGTGCCGATCCGCTTCGGCATGGCGGAAGCGGTGCACTATCATGTGCCATTGCTGATCTCGCCATATGGCTATTCGACCTACAGGGGGAGCTGA